From the genome of Triticum aestivum cultivar Chinese Spring chromosome 3B, IWGSC CS RefSeq v2.1, whole genome shotgun sequence, one region includes:
- the LOC123065587 gene encoding protein DETOXIFICATION 14 has product MAEAPLLPRKDQEDAAEEGPGRWRSEAGKLAYLALPMVAVSLSQYAVQVSSNMMVGHLPGVLPLSSAAIATSLASVTGFSLLIGMASALETLCGQAYGARQYHTLGLHTYRAIVTLLVVCVPLSLLWAFMGKILVLIGQDPLIADGAGRYIVWLIPGLFANAVIQPITKFLQSQSLTTPLLLSSVATLALHVPLCWVMVFRTGMGYTGAALAISVSYWLNVAMLVAYIVMSSSCKETRTPPTIKAFRGVGVFLRLALPSALMICLEWWSFELLILMSGLLPNPELQTSVLSICLTSITLLFTIPYGLGAAGSTRVANELGVGNPEGARSAVRVVMSVAVTEAVIVSGALLLSRRLLGRAYSSEEEVASAVAAMVPLVCITVVTDGLQGVLSGVARGCGWQHVGAYVNLGSFYLLGIPMAMLLGFVLKMGAKGLWMGVVCGSISQTTLLSAITFFTNWQKMADEARERSLSEKAMESESRSLLE; this is encoded by the exons ATGGCGGAGGCGCCTCTGCTGCCGCGGAAGGACCAGGAGGACGCCGCCGAGGAGGGGCCGGGGCGCTGGCGGAGCGAGGCCGGGAAGCTGGCGTACCTGGCGCTGCCGATGGTGGCGGTGAGCTTGTCGCAGTACGCGGTGCAGGTGTCCTCCAACATGATGGTCGGCCACCTCCCCGGCGTCCTCCCGCTCTCGTCCGCCGCCATCGCCACCTCCCTCGCCTCCGTCACCGGCTTCAGCCTCCTC ATCGGCATGGCGAGCGCACTGGAAACGCTCTGCGGCCAGGCCTACGGCGCAAGGCAGTACCACACTCTGGGGCTCCACACGTACCGAGCCATCGTCACCCTCCTGGTGGTGTGCGTCCCGCTCTCGCTCCTGTGGGCGTTCATGGGCAAGATCCTGGTGCTGATCGGGCAGGACCCCCTGATCGCGGACGGGGCCGGGCGGTACATCGTGTGGCTCATCCCGGGGCTCTTCGCCAACGCGGTGATCCAGCCCATCACCAAGTTCCTGCAGTCGCAGAGCCTCACCACGCCGCTGCTCCTGTCGTCCGTGGCCACGCTGGCGCTCCACGTCCCGCTCTGCTGGGTCATGGTGTTCAGGACGGGGATGGGGTACACTGGCGCCGCCCTGGCCATCAGCGTCTCCTATTGGCTCAACGTGGCCATGCTCGTGGCGTACATTGTGATGTCGAGCTCCTGCAAGGAGACGCGCACGCCGCCGACCATCAAGGCCTTCAGGGGGGTGGGCGTGTTCCTGCGCCTGGCTCTGCCCTCTGCGCTCATGATATG CCTTGAGTGGTGGTCATTTGAGCTACTTATCCTCATGTCGGGGCTTCTGCCCAACCCGGAGCTTCAAACCTCGGTGCTCTCAATATG CCTCACGAGCATAACGTTGCTCTTTACTATACCTTATGGACTTGGAGCTGCTGGAAG CACGCGAGTAGCAAACGAATTGGGTGTTGGGAACCCCGAAGGAGCTCGATCGGCGGTCCGTGTCGTGATGTCGGTAGCGGTGACAGAGGCGGTGATCGTCAGTGGAGCTCTCTTGCTGTCACGGCGCCTCCTGGGCCGCGCTTACAGCAGCGAGGAGGAGGTCGCATCCGCTGTCGCCGCCATGGTTCCCCTCGTCTGCATCACCGTGGTCACCGATGGCCTTCAAGGGGTTCTCTCAG GCGTGGCTCGAGGATGCGGATGGCAGCACGTGGGCGCGTACGTCAACCTCGGCTCCTTCTACCTGCTCGGGATCCCCATGGCGATGCTTCTGGGTTTTGTGCTCAAGATGGGGGCAAAGGGGCTTTGGATGGGCGTCGTCTGTGGATCCATCTCGCAGACCACGCTCCTCTCCGCCATCACGTTTTTCACCAACTGGCAGAAGATG GCTGACGAAGCTAGGGAGAGATCGCTCAGTGAGAAGGCAATGGAGTCTGAGTCGAGATCTCTGCTGGAATAG